In one window of Chryseobacterium phocaeense DNA:
- a CDS encoding MerR family transcriptional regulator: protein MKINLPDKLYYSIGEVAKAFDVNTSLIRYWEQEFPIIKPKKNKKGNRYFTPEDIKNLQMIYHLVKEKGYTLDGARIALTTNSKISETVTIIDRLEFIKAELQKLKASLADRDSE, encoded by the coding sequence ATGAAGATAAATTTACCTGATAAACTGTATTATTCCATAGGGGAAGTAGCAAAAGCTTTTGATGTTAACACCTCACTGATACGGTATTGGGAACAGGAATTTCCTATCATTAAGCCTAAAAAAAATAAAAAAGGCAACCGCTATTTTACGCCTGAAGACATCAAAAACCTTCAAATGATCTATCACCTGGTCAAGGAAAAGGGCTACACACTGGATGGGGCACGAATTGCTTTAACGACCAACAGTAAGATTTCTGAAACCGTAACGATTATTGACCGCCTTGAGTTTATAAAAGCTGAGCTGCAGAAGCTCAAAGCTTCTCTCGCGGACAGAGATTCCGAATAA
- the rsmA gene encoding 16S rRNA (adenine(1518)-N(6)/adenine(1519)-N(6))-dimethyltransferase RsmA: MSVKAKKHLGQHFLTDENIARKIVEGLHFEDYKNVMEVGPGMGVLTKYLLEKDQTVYLAEIDTESIEYLKNNYPKITENTFVGDFLKQDFQFINGEQIAIIGNFPYNISSQILFKIVDYYQQIPEMVGMFQKEVAERTAAVPRTKDYGILSVLIQAYYDVTYLFTVHENVFNPPPKVKSGVIRLTRNPKEGLAGNEILFKQIVKAGFNQRRKKLSNALKILNIPEALKTHEFLDKRAEELSVLDFIGFANLWKQNQ, from the coding sequence TTGAGTGTAAAAGCAAAAAAACATCTCGGGCAGCACTTTCTGACGGATGAAAATATCGCGAGAAAAATCGTGGAAGGCCTTCATTTTGAAGACTATAAAAACGTCATGGAAGTAGGTCCCGGAATGGGGGTCCTTACCAAATATCTTCTTGAAAAAGATCAGACCGTTTACCTGGCTGAGATAGATACGGAATCCATTGAATATCTGAAAAACAATTATCCGAAAATCACAGAAAACACGTTTGTAGGAGATTTCCTGAAACAGGACTTTCAGTTCATCAATGGGGAGCAGATTGCCATTATTGGTAATTTTCCTTACAATATTTCTTCACAGATCCTTTTTAAAATCGTTGATTATTATCAGCAGATCCCTGAAATGGTGGGAATGTTCCAGAAAGAAGTCGCAGAAAGAACGGCAGCTGTTCCAAGAACTAAAGATTACGGTATCCTGTCTGTCCTGATCCAGGCTTATTATGATGTGACCTATCTGTTTACGGTTCATGAAAACGTTTTCAATCCACCGCCAAAAGTAAAATCAGGGGTTATCAGGCTGACAAGAAATCCCAAGGAAGGTCTGGCTGGAAATGAAATTCTTTTCAAGCAGATTGTAAAAGCGGGATTCAATCAGAGAAGAAAAAAGCTTTCCAATGCCCTGAAAATCCTGAATATTCCTGAAGCCTTAAAAACCCATGAGTTTTTGGACAAAAGGGCAGAAGAACTCAGCGTTCTTGATTTCATCGGCTTCGCCAATCTCTGGAAACAAAATCAGTAA
- a CDS encoding helix-hairpin-helix domain-containing protein, translating into MMRKNYYRKLALMGVLMIVLLAFQKYTSREKENFPEIRFITESTIPPDLTDFDPNDLDKEQWIHLGFSEKQTATILNYKKIVGGRFISKEQFKKCYAVSPEKFTELENFLMLPETGSGKHSGKFKNYEKKEIKVSKKFNPDRLTINDWVNMGFSEKQAEAILKYRNYLGGTFVSKQKFRECFIISSENYIQLEPYLLLPEKTPESFRNSAKQYSTPSKIHYRSFNPNALDKDGWKALGFSEKQAQTIVNYRDRNLKGSFATPEDLQKCFVISSEKFAELRPYITISPEQNKKQEPRQETDFSKTDLNTITFKQLMEFGLDERSAGSILGFRKKLGGFVNKQQILDTYNIDKDIVQRLISMCPLNSSNVPKYSLTDAPEEWLKNHPYFKYSADKIIFYRISNSDDAKIWKLLKLKPEYEMRMKLYVK; encoded by the coding sequence ATGATGAGAAAAAATTATTACCGGAAACTGGCGTTGATGGGAGTTCTTATGATTGTTCTCCTGGCCTTTCAGAAATATACAAGCAGGGAAAAAGAAAATTTCCCTGAGATCCGGTTTATCACGGAAAGCACCATTCCGCCGGATCTCACTGACTTCGACCCCAATGATCTCGATAAAGAACAATGGATTCATCTGGGATTTTCTGAAAAACAGACTGCCACGATTCTTAATTATAAAAAAATTGTCGGTGGAAGATTCATCTCAAAGGAACAGTTTAAAAAATGCTATGCGGTTTCTCCTGAGAAATTCACAGAACTGGAAAATTTCCTGATGCTTCCTGAAACAGGCAGCGGAAAACATTCCGGAAAGTTTAAAAATTATGAAAAGAAGGAAATTAAAGTTTCTAAAAAATTCAATCCGGACAGGCTCACTATCAATGATTGGGTCAATATGGGTTTCAGCGAAAAACAGGCAGAAGCTATTCTGAAATACAGAAATTATCTGGGTGGAACCTTTGTAAGCAAACAAAAGTTCAGGGAATGTTTTATCATCTCATCAGAGAATTACATCCAACTTGAACCGTACCTATTGCTCCCGGAAAAAACACCTGAAAGCTTTAGAAATTCTGCAAAACAGTATAGCACACCATCTAAAATTCACTACCGTTCATTTAATCCCAATGCGTTAGACAAAGATGGATGGAAAGCTTTAGGATTTTCGGAGAAACAGGCGCAGACCATCGTTAATTACCGTGACAGAAATCTTAAAGGAAGCTTCGCAACTCCGGAAGATCTACAGAAATGCTTTGTAATTTCATCTGAAAAGTTTGCAGAACTCCGTCCTTATATAACAATCAGTCCTGAACAGAATAAAAAACAGGAACCCAGACAGGAGACCGATTTTTCAAAAACTGATCTTAACACCATTACTTTTAAACAGCTCATGGAATTCGGGCTGGATGAACGAAGTGCAGGCTCTATCCTGGGGTTCAGGAAAAAACTGGGTGGTTTCGTTAATAAACAGCAAATACTGGATACTTACAATATTGATAAGGACATTGTTCAGAGACTGATTTCCATGTGCCCGCTCAACAGTTCAAATGTGCCTAAATATTCGCTTACCGATGCCCCTGAGGAATGGCTGAAAAATCATCCCTATTTTAAATATTCTGCCGATAAAATTATTTTTTATAGGATTAGTAATTCTGATGATGCCAAAATCTGGAAACTGCTGAAACTGAAACCGGAATATGAAATGAGAATGAAGCTTTACGTTAAATAG
- the rluF gene encoding 23S rRNA pseudouridine(2604) synthase RluF — translation MEKTRINKYLSEVGYCSRRAADKLLEEGRITINGKVPEMGTKVSDEDLVEVDGKPIREPQDKPVYIAFNKPIGIVCTTDTKREKNNIVDYINHPKRIFPIGRLDKPSEGLILLTSDGDIVNKILRARNNHEKEYIVRVDKPLSPKFLEKMRNGVPILDTVTKKCEVERIDDMTFRIILTQGLNRQIRRMCEFLGYEVKKLKRIRIMNIKLDLPVGKWRDLTDEELNSLNGLLSDSSKTFD, via the coding sequence ATGGAAAAGACACGCATCAATAAGTATTTATCAGAGGTAGGCTACTGTTCAAGAAGAGCTGCAGATAAGCTTTTGGAAGAAGGAAGAATAACGATTAACGGGAAAGTCCCGGAAATGGGAACCAAAGTTTCTGATGAAGACCTGGTGGAGGTTGATGGAAAACCCATCCGTGAGCCTCAGGATAAGCCTGTTTATATTGCTTTTAATAAACCTATCGGCATTGTCTGTACTACAGACACCAAACGCGAGAAAAATAATATCGTTGATTATATTAACCATCCGAAAAGAATTTTCCCGATTGGCAGACTGGACAAACCCAGTGAAGGACTGATTCTTCTGACCAGCGACGGGGATATCGTCAACAAAATCCTTCGGGCGAGAAACAATCACGAGAAGGAGTATATTGTGCGTGTGGATAAGCCTCTTTCCCCTAAATTCCTTGAAAAAATGAGGAATGGGGTTCCTATTCTTGATACCGTCACAAAAAAATGCGAAGTGGAAAGGATTGATGATATGACTTTCCGCATTATCCTTACTCAGGGACTGAACAGACAGATCCGCAGAATGTGCGAGTTTCTCGGCTATGAAGTAAAAAAACTTAAAAGGATCCGTATTATGAATATCAAACTGGATCTTCCGGTAGGAAAATGGCGTGACCTTACAGACGAAGAACTTAATTCGCTTAACGGGCTGCTTTCAGATTCAAGCAAAACGTTTGATTAA
- a CDS encoding reprolysin-like metallopeptidase: MKNLFFISMLMLPFLGHSQWTKTSVRAQKVKASQEKLEYAGLYSLSADQLKLVLGNAPERFSGKKGVIVSLPTAGGIIEKFQVWESSNMDPALQKKYPDIRSYVGAGVDDPSAYLRFSMSPVGFSSMITRSGSSEFIEPYTEDRTVYAVFDSKAKRGHDKEPFECTTPDKLKAKPAANENNAANKKIAGFNVFRLAITCTGEYAAYHLTAAGTPANATEAQKKAVVLAAMNASLTRMNGVFEKDLSLHFNLVANNDAVIYVDAASDPYGASGQQNPQAQTTITNAIGAENYDMGHIFDKEDGNGYAPGEICDNNTKAQGWTASNFPEGDTFDIDYVAHEMGHQLGGNHSYSYQNGSADPNSLVEPGSGSTIMAYTGITDDYDVQFNSDAYFHSFNVTEIKNTINAVACGANTPFANPAPNINAGADYTIPKSTAFVVKATTTDANTASYTYVWEQMNPAAGQFAANSIPYAAKPAGPTFRSFMPVNNLVKYFPDFNKVLAGVLTTKWETVSSVGRNLNFAVTVRNNDVAAPQTNTDAMSVTVDGNSGPFKVTAPTFGQGAVSGSTVNVTWDVANTTQAPVNTANVNIKLSTDGGQTFTVIAANTPNDGSEQVAIPAGSTSANAYILVEAVGNIYYAVSPSFVIDYTVAGETCNTYNYTGAAVAITDGPGGNAAIASPKVSAPLTVNNPGIITKIKVIPSITHTYVQDLSVGIEGPMGTSALVWNRQCGNQDNITATFSDTGNTPTCATPIQGEVKSNESLGIFVGHPAQGQWKLFASDNYTGDTGSINGWSLQVCTRQTQALGVQDTVSPLADDIKIYPNPSDGNFFIKSRNLRGEVKVGMFDASGKLVFSSAYQSETNSTKEFNVHVPKGVYVISITSSKGAYNTKLIIK; encoded by the coding sequence ATGAAGAATCTTTTCTTTATTTCTATGCTGATGCTTCCTTTTTTAGGACATTCGCAATGGACGAAAACATCTGTCCGGGCACAGAAAGTAAAAGCCTCACAGGAAAAACTGGAATACGCAGGACTTTATTCTTTAAGTGCTGATCAACTCAAGTTGGTATTGGGAAATGCTCCGGAACGTTTTTCAGGAAAAAAAGGAGTCATTGTTTCGCTTCCTACAGCAGGAGGCATAATTGAAAAGTTCCAGGTGTGGGAATCTTCCAATATGGATCCCGCGCTTCAGAAAAAGTATCCGGACATCAGATCGTATGTGGGTGCCGGTGTGGATGATCCTTCCGCGTATTTGCGATTCAGTATGTCACCGGTTGGCTTTTCATCCATGATCACCCGATCAGGATCTTCGGAGTTTATTGAACCCTATACGGAAGACAGAACGGTATATGCCGTATTTGATTCCAAAGCGAAAAGAGGGCATGATAAAGAACCTTTTGAGTGTACCACTCCTGATAAGCTTAAAGCAAAGCCTGCTGCAAATGAAAATAATGCCGCCAATAAAAAAATAGCAGGATTTAACGTTTTCAGGCTGGCCATTACCTGCACAGGGGAATATGCAGCTTATCACCTGACGGCTGCCGGAACACCTGCTAACGCAACAGAAGCTCAGAAAAAAGCGGTAGTTCTTGCTGCCATGAATGCATCACTTACCCGAATGAATGGGGTTTTTGAAAAAGATCTTTCGCTCCATTTTAACCTGGTGGCGAATAATGATGCTGTTATTTATGTAGACGCAGCATCAGACCCTTATGGAGCTTCCGGCCAACAAAATCCTCAGGCTCAGACTACCATTACAAATGCCATAGGGGCTGAAAACTACGATATGGGACATATTTTTGATAAAGAAGACGGAAACGGATATGCTCCGGGTGAGATCTGTGATAACAATACAAAGGCCCAGGGATGGACGGCAAGTAACTTCCCGGAAGGAGATACCTTTGATATTGATTATGTAGCCCATGAAATGGGACATCAGTTAGGAGGAAATCACTCATACAGCTATCAAAACGGTTCTGCGGATCCAAACTCCCTGGTAGAGCCCGGCAGCGGTTCCACTATTATGGCTTACACAGGGATTACAGATGATTATGATGTTCAGTTTAACTCTGATGCTTATTTTCATTCTTTTAACGTTACAGAAATTAAAAATACCATCAATGCGGTTGCCTGTGGAGCGAATACGCCCTTTGCAAACCCTGCGCCGAATATTAATGCCGGGGCAGATTACACCATTCCAAAATCTACAGCATTTGTTGTAAAAGCTACAACTACCGATGCCAATACAGCATCTTATACCTATGTATGGGAGCAGATGAATCCCGCTGCAGGACAGTTTGCTGCTAACTCTATTCCTTATGCCGCAAAGCCTGCCGGGCCTACCTTCCGTTCATTTATGCCTGTAAACAATTTGGTAAAATATTTCCCGGATTTTAATAAAGTCCTGGCGGGTGTGCTTACTACAAAATGGGAAACCGTTTCCAGCGTAGGCAGAAATCTTAATTTTGCTGTGACTGTAAGAAACAATGATGTTGCAGCACCACAAACCAATACAGATGCTATGTCTGTAACTGTAGACGGCAATAGTGGTCCGTTTAAGGTGACAGCCCCAACTTTTGGACAGGGAGCCGTTTCAGGATCAACCGTAAATGTAACATGGGATGTAGCCAACACTACGCAGGCGCCTGTAAATACGGCTAATGTTAATATAAAATTATCTACAGACGGCGGACAAACCTTTACAGTGATTGCTGCAAATACTCCAAACGACGGCAGTGAGCAGGTTGCAATTCCTGCTGGATCCACTTCTGCTAATGCTTACATCCTTGTGGAGGCAGTAGGAAATATTTATTATGCTGTGAGCCCTAGCTTCGTCATTGATTATACTGTTGCCGGGGAAACATGTAATACCTATAATTATACAGGAGCTGCTGTAGCTATTACAGATGGTCCGGGTGGAAATGCAGCCATAGCATCGCCTAAAGTTTCTGCGCCTCTTACCGTTAATAACCCTGGAATTATAACTAAAATCAAAGTTATCCCTTCTATTACACATACTTATGTACAGGATCTTTCGGTTGGAATAGAGGGACCTATGGGAACATCTGCGCTTGTATGGAACAGACAGTGCGGAAACCAGGATAACATTACCGCCACTTTCAGTGATACAGGAAATACGCCGACATGTGCGACTCCAATCCAGGGTGAGGTGAAATCCAATGAATCACTGGGGATTTTTGTTGGGCACCCGGCTCAGGGACAATGGAAGTTATTTGCCTCTGATAACTATACCGGAGACACAGGAAGCATTAATGGATGGTCACTGCAGGTGTGTACCCGTCAAACACAGGCATTAGGGGTACAGGATACTGTTTCGCCACTGGCTGACGATATTAAAATTTATCCTAATCCTAGCGACGGTAACTTCTTCATTAAATCCAGAAATTTAAGAGGGGAAGTGAAAGTGGGAATGTTTGATGCCAGCGGAAAACTGGTATTCTCCTCTGCTTACCAAAGTGAAACTAATTCTACAAAAGAGTTTAATGTACATGTTCCAAAAGGAGTCTACGTAATCAGCATTACATCTTCAAAAGGAGCTTATAATACTAAATTAATTATTAAATAA
- a CDS encoding cell division protein FtsX — protein MAKSVDEFNKKRLRSSNITVVISIALVLFLLGLMGLILINAQKYSDYIKEQLVVNAYFDENYDAKDSVKIAKLEEETFKKVQTLAPVKKATYISRDMAAKEAKKTMGIDSDALFEENIFPSSIEVALKPEYVDPAKIDGAIKIIKAVPGIVDVKNDSTLMVDVYNNLSRILKWILGFSILFLILAVVLINNSIRLKIFSKRFIIKTMQLVGAKRRFILKPFIIEAVILGAIGSVIGLLALGGVWYYFTNQIGSAFVQDNNQYFWLVILVLGVGVFISVLSTIFATWRFLKSNVDDLYYS, from the coding sequence ATGGCTAAATCTGTAGATGAGTTTAATAAGAAAAGGCTTCGGTCCAGCAATATTACAGTAGTAATAAGTATTGCCTTAGTGTTATTTTTGTTAGGATTAATGGGGCTTATTCTTATCAATGCCCAGAAGTATTCAGACTATATAAAAGAACAGCTGGTAGTGAATGCTTATTTTGATGAAAACTATGACGCAAAAGATTCTGTAAAAATTGCAAAACTGGAAGAAGAAACTTTTAAAAAGGTACAGACATTAGCTCCCGTAAAAAAAGCGACCTACATCTCAAGAGATATGGCGGCTAAAGAAGCCAAGAAAACAATGGGTATCGACAGTGATGCGCTATTTGAAGAAAATATTTTCCCTTCATCCATTGAGGTGGCTCTAAAACCGGAATATGTGGATCCTGCAAAAATTGACGGGGCCATTAAAATCATCAAAGCCGTTCCGGGTATTGTAGACGTTAAAAATGACAGTACTTTAATGGTGGACGTTTACAATAACCTGAGCAGGATTTTAAAGTGGATCTTAGGATTCTCTATTCTTTTCCTGATTTTAGCGGTTGTATTGATCAATAACTCCATCAGGTTGAAGATATTTTCAAAACGATTTATTATTAAAACCATGCAGCTGGTAGGGGCAAAAAGAAGGTTTATCCTTAAGCCTTTTATCATCGAGGCTGTTATTTTGGGTGCTATAGGATCTGTAATCGGTCTTCTGGCGCTTGGCGGGGTATGGTATTATTTTACAAACCAGATCGGTTCTGCGTTCGTACAGGACAACAACCAATATTTCTGGCTGGTGATCCTGGTGCTGGGCGTGGGTGTTTTCATTTCCGTCCTAAGTACCATTTTCGCTACCTGGAGATTCTTAAAATCAAACGTTGACGATCTATATTACTCTTAA
- a CDS encoding DUF3098 domain-containing protein — protein MSKKTNKFAASEFGKETEVPQENTFYFGQQNFRWMLIGLAFIVVGFLLMMGPDANTVDGKFDPNSWNDGIFSIRRIRIAPLFIVIGFAIEVYAILKRK, from the coding sequence ATGAGCAAAAAAACAAATAAATTTGCCGCTTCAGAGTTTGGCAAGGAAACCGAAGTACCACAGGAAAATACCTTTTATTTCGGGCAGCAGAACTTCAGGTGGATGCTGATAGGTCTGGCATTTATCGTCGTAGGATTCCTGCTGATGATGGGACCGGATGCAAATACAGTAGATGGTAAGTTTGATCCCAACTCATGGAATGACGGTATTTTTTCCATCCGCAGGATCAGAATTGCACCACTTTTCATAGTAATAGGCTTTGCAATAGAAGTGTATGCTATTCTAAAAAGAAAATAA
- the truB gene encoding tRNA pseudouridine(55) synthase TruB yields MTAEELQSGYVFLLDKPLDWTSFQAVNKMKYKLKREFNLPKKFKIGHAGTLDPRATGLLIVCCGKFTKKIPEIQDAPKEYWTEIKIGVQTESYDTEKPEILHQDIAHITEQQITEALEKFVGEIEQKPPVYSAIKIDGQRAYDLARAGEEVEMKSRKTTIFYINDIKIDLPMVSFTVGCSKGTYIRSLAHDIGQELGVGAYLTQLRRTKIGEYSIEEATSDFLENEYRFENL; encoded by the coding sequence ATGACAGCCGAAGAACTGCAATCAGGATATGTATTTTTATTGGACAAGCCGCTGGACTGGACTTCCTTCCAGGCGGTCAATAAAATGAAATACAAACTCAAAAGAGAATTTAATCTGCCCAAAAAATTTAAGATAGGTCATGCCGGAACTTTGGATCCCCGCGCCACCGGCCTTCTTATTGTCTGCTGCGGAAAATTTACTAAGAAAATTCCTGAAATTCAGGATGCTCCAAAAGAATACTGGACGGAAATCAAAATAGGAGTTCAGACAGAATCTTATGATACTGAAAAGCCTGAGATTCTTCATCAGGATATAGCCCATATTACGGAACAGCAGATTACAGAAGCACTGGAAAAATTCGTGGGTGAAATTGAGCAGAAACCTCCTGTGTATTCAGCCATAAAAATTGACGGACAGAGAGCTTATGATCTGGCCAGAGCAGGCGAGGAGGTGGAAATGAAATCCAGAAAAACCACGATTTTCTATATCAATGATATTAAAATCGACCTTCCTATGGTGAGTTTTACCGTGGGCTGTTCAAAGGGAACCTACATCAGGAGTCTGGCCCATGATATCGGGCAGGAATTGGGCGTAGGTGCGTATCTTACCCAGCTGAGACGTACAAAAATAGGGGAATATTCCATTGAAGAGGCTACTTCAGACTTTTTGGAGAATGAATACCGGTTTGAAAATTTATAA
- a CDS encoding undecaprenyl-diphosphate phosphatase, protein MDLIKAIIIAIIEGLTEYLPISSTAHMGFAANLMGLQDDEFLKMFQVSIQFGAILSVVVAYWKKFFDLKNLQFYYKLAFAVVPALVLGYLFDDKIEAVLGNQIAISSVLVLGGVVLLFADKWFKNPKVDDEKGITVRSAITIGFWQCLAMMPGTSRSAASIIGGMSQGLTRKAAAEFSFFLAVPTMLAVTVYSVFLKTWGKETGHPQKGYEMIMASQDHILVFVIGNIVAFIVALIAIKAFIGVLNKYGFKPWGWYRIFVGIALLIYFYFFK, encoded by the coding sequence ATGGATTTAATTAAAGCAATTATTATTGCCATCATTGAAGGGCTCACAGAATATCTTCCTATTTCTTCAACGGCACATATGGGATTTGCTGCTAACCTGATGGGGCTGCAGGATGACGAATTTTTGAAAATGTTTCAGGTATCCATTCAGTTTGGAGCAATTTTGTCCGTTGTGGTAGCGTACTGGAAGAAATTCTTCGATCTTAAAAATCTCCAGTTCTATTATAAACTGGCTTTTGCCGTTGTTCCGGCGTTGGTTCTGGGATATTTATTCGATGATAAAATTGAAGCTGTTCTTGGAAACCAGATCGCTATTTCTTCAGTGCTGGTGCTGGGAGGTGTGGTTTTGCTTTTTGCAGACAAATGGTTCAAAAATCCTAAAGTTGATGACGAGAAAGGAATCACAGTACGCAGTGCTATTACGATAGGTTTTTGGCAGTGTCTGGCCATGATGCCAGGGACCAGCCGGAGTGCAGCATCCATTATTGGAGGAATGTCGCAGGGCTTGACCAGAAAAGCGGCTGCAGAGTTTTCGTTTTTCCTGGCTGTTCCTACCATGCTTGCGGTAACTGTATACTCCGTTTTTCTGAAAACATGGGGTAAGGAAACGGGACATCCTCAAAAAGGATATGAAATGATCATGGCATCCCAGGACCATATCCTGGTTTTTGTAATAGGAAATATTGTTGCATTTATTGTAGCGTTAATTGCGATCAAAGCATTTATCGGAGTCCTGAATAAATATGGTTTCAAGCCCTGGGGCTGGTACCGTATTTTTGTGGGAATTGCATTACTGATCTATTTTTATTTCTTTAAATAA